Part of the Juglans regia cultivar Chandler chromosome 14, Walnut 2.0, whole genome shotgun sequence genome, TTGGGGACTTCTTCGAAAATGATGGCTTGCCTTTTGGGGAGGTATTTTCTTATCCTTCACAATGATTTCAATCTGCATGTTTGATATATGCCGATAACACTACTGATATGAGATTGGAGGGAGCTCCTCATCTGATCTGTTGTTTTAAGGGAACATTGGAACTTTGGgatatattgttttatttatcaattaaatagaattacttataaaaaaaaaatttatcaattaaatagaataatgatttttttcagatttttttcctCAGGtgtcctctttctttcttgtatCCGTATCCAGCTcctaacttgtaactaggtgttctctTTTGTGTactctatgtacttgggctacgtCTATTTACCTGATTCAATACTtatcaaaacatttttatgtTGGGGAATGCAAACTGTATATGAATTTAGTAGCGCTAAGGTTTTAATTAAATCAAGTTCTAGATTGTTTTTCTTGGTAGGACACTCAGTGATTAATAGGGCGAGAAGTATGGTATCTCTTTCCTCAAGGCAACAGGCAATTACAGATAAAAAAGAACAGAAGGAAGAGAGGAAGTACCTTGATCCAAGGAGGAGTCTTGGTGATGGATTTTGGACTTGACATATTGTACCTTTTTCCTTGTGACATACGTCTTTCATTGTGGAGTAACCATTTGAGCAGATGacattagtattattatttgtgaacgTATTGTGCAATATAATAGAGAAGTAAACTTTGTAAATATGGTGCCGTACATCAAGTAGGCAACGACATTTCCCATATTTATGGGTTTGATGAATTATTGGCAGGTTAATTACTAGAATTTGAAGAGGGTACAATAGGCATAAGCACTAATAACTAATAAGGAACAACcctcaaaagtaaaaaagaggaaataaaaaataacttcttcttcctctctctgtgTCTCTTAAAGATGTTTCATACTATGTGTTTAGAGTTGTTTTTCTACTCCAAGGCAGTGATTACATGGTAGAGGCACATCGTtatgtttttcttattaatgTTTGCATGCATATTTCACCAGTTAAGTTGCAAATACGTCACTAAAGCTAGACATAAAAGGACCTTTCTACTTACAATTTCCTCCCTCAAGTGGTTCTGGTTCCCTTCCTGCCCACCCCTGGCTCTCCCCTCCCCCcatgttttgctttaaaatgCTTTGAGGTGATATTGCAAACTTTACATTGAATCTCACAATGACCCCTTGTTTTCCAAAGCCCCCAGGAACTGCAGAATCACAGGCGCTTATGTTTTCTGCACCAGATTGTGGAGATGTGGGTCCCAGTCCAGTTGGGATGATGGATGTTTCTGATCAGGTGCTATTGCCTGTAGGCTTTCAATCCTTTGAGAGTTTTGATCCACCCCCTCCACTAGCCCAAGAGGAGTATCTCAGCAAAAGTCAAGAAGTAACAAATAACAGTTTGTCATCAGGTCTGGTGAACCACACTCCAGCATCCTCTACTGGTGAGTTCGATCATATAATAAAAGCTGAAGCGCTGTTGACTTTTGCTCCTGAATATGGAGCTGTGGAGACCCCCACAAGCGAGTTTTCGTCATCCATTTTCAGAAGcccatattttccaaaatctcgaAGAGAGGAGAGTTCCAATTCAAGCTCAAATAATTACATCTATGGTGCAACACCACCCTCTTCTCCTTGCTTTGATGGATCAGATGAAAAGACTAGCCTGCCCATTAACTCAAAACCATTGTCTGGAAGGAATGATGTGAATGCTGTTGTccactcaaaaaaatattacactCATGTGGAAAGGGGGAAAGAGAGACATGATAAAAGATTTCTTGCAGGTAATAATAGTGTTGCTATGTCTGAGGGGGTGGCACCAACTCCATTCTCTAGTTTAAACTCTACAAATGCTGTTAAATCTTCCCTGAGAAAAGTGTCTGAAGGCACCCTTGAATTGGCACCTTTCCTTCAGTCTACGAGGACCGTGTTTGCAACTGAAGTTGAATGTCTGATGTTCCAGGCCTCCATGTGCAGGATAAGGCACACACTATTATCTTCCAGTACCTCTATGCCTATTAATTTGAGTAGGTTAACTGGAAGTAATGTTTTTAATCAGCTGCCTGGTGACCAAAGTACATTGACGGACAATACATCTAGCAAGTATGaggtgaaaaagaaagagaccaTACCAATTAGAATAGCTGGTGATACTGATGGAATTCTAGATGGGCATCTTAATGCGCCTGTTGGTGTTTGGCGCTCTGTTGGAGTTCCTAAAGTTCCGAAGCTCTCAAACTCACCAAGTATGGAAATTAGTCCATCCTTACCTCATAATTCGTTCAATGAGGAAGCTATCCTTTCTTTTGGACAAATGCAACCTCTTCAGGAGCTTCTTGATGGAATGGCATTACTTGTCCAACAAGCTACATCCTCTGTTGATCTGACCCTTGATGGGGATTGTGGTGATGGTGCTTATGGTTGGCTTGCGTTACAAGAGCAGTGGAAGCGGGGATTTTCTTGTGGACCTTTTATGATGCATGCTGGTTGTGGGGGGACTTTGGCTTCTTGTCATGCACTTGACATTGCTGGTGTGGAGTTAGTGGATCCACTTTCAGCTGATGTAAGTTTCAATTTTAtaccaatgatttttttttaattgctaaTAGCTGCaccttgtgtttttttttttttttttggttttgtacTAGACATTGATATTTAGTGCTTATGctgagtttttttaaaatctaagtTATATGTCACTGTCAGATCATACGCACCACTAATGGAATCATGCAAAACTGAAGAATGCGGGAAATGGTTTTTGTATGAGTAGTCTGTCTAAAGAATGTATAATGATGCcatatataacaaataacatTAGTAGAAATAAAGGTGTAAACAATTTGAGTTCAAGCAAGGGGTTGGCttaagtggtgaaggccttggtcttggggcaTCACTCCCTTccaggtccaaggttcaacacctcatggggtgtaaacaatcctttggggccacaccccctagtgaaaagccagcgatttaaccagttccgtgtagggaaaGTTCCGAGGGTGCGATGCATGAGACTGGGgcttactctgcaggggtgggtccgaagggccctgccttggagaggtgccccgacattaaaaaaaaataaaaaatcgaacGAGTGAAAGCTTGTTCAGgaatttttataaacaaaattttgtgtttcttgtgaatatttttatatagtttatacAAACACATGTTGGTGATTATGTTAAAAAAGATTCAAACGACACTATCATATTATGATTATGATTTCTTCTTATCCTTTTAAATACTTGGGATATTCTCATTATAGAATTAAGAATGACActacacaaaataataaatacgatACCAGTTGCGGCGAGCTTTATAGGAATTGTGTCGTTTAAGAATTGATTTTGTGTTCATGAATAGCTTATTATGAATTAAGCCAAAGTTGAGTATAGCAGAGTTAATTCCAAGCAACTTTTCAAGTagtcttgtttatttataaCATTAAGTAAATAATCTTCTCTCCAAAATTAGGAACTTTGCCATCTGAGATGctatttgtcattaaaaaaatcaacttgaaTATATAGTTCTGTAAATATATCCTTGAAGGAATAAACTCTGAGGGGTAGTTCAGCTGGTCTGGCCTTAGGTTTGCTCCCCAATGGTCACCAGTTCGAGTCCCCTTAGGGCCACTGGAGGTTTACTTGGTCGTTAACTTCAGGGCTCCGTGGGATTAGTCGAGGTGCGCGCAAGCTGGCCCGGACACCCTcggttatcaaaaaaatatatatccttGAAGGAATATACAGTTTATTTGGCTATGCATGTGTTACAATTCTTTACAAAATGGACACATACTTTGGGTAGGAAAGCTTCACGGCAAAGTACCTTTTAAAAGTTTAAGTAATATAATAGATACTGTTTCCTTGTTTATTCTTGGTCCTCCAGAAAGCAACCTTCTGCTTGGGCTTGGGGATcttttgaattgagattaagATGCCATTTCTTTCAGTTCATtcatttagttaaattttaattagtCAAATGTATAGCCTATTAGTAGTTATCTTTCTGTTTGTGGACAATACGGGCTTAAGATGTGAGAGCATAATATACTTGTGTATTGGTCATTTAATGATCTTATGAAGAGGATATATCCTTCTTTCAGGTTCACGCTTCGTCTGTGATTAATTTGTTGCAGTCTGACATAAAGACAGCCTTAAAATCTGCTTTCAGTATTTTGGATGGTCCATTGTCTGTCAATGATTGGTGCAAAGGCCGCAATCCATCAGTTGATGCTGGAAGCACGGGTGATGGATTTTCTGCCGAGTCTTCTATAAGTGAATGCAGAGATTCTTCCAGTACTGTTGGAGAACCAATGAGCCCATCTCAGTCTTCTGCTGGTGGATCATCTTCTCTTAAAGGTATAATTATCCTTGTATACACATTGGCTTTCAGTTATAGGCAGTTTGACCATTCATGCAGTCTCTAGTGAAACAGATAGAGCAAAAGTGGATGAGACATGCCAAAGGAGATCTAACCAAGAAATCTGTGCCTCAGAGTCAGAGCAGCAACAAAGCACCCGGCTAAGACCAACACTTCTTGTTCTTCCTTTGCCTGCTATACTTGTTGGGTATGATACCTTGTTAAACAAATTTTACATTGACATCTGAAAAATCAAATTACATACCAATAGCATTTTGTTTATATGGAGAAAGCCTATTTGCAAGGACCAAAGGGAGACATTCATAACAATGAGAGGCTTATTACATCTTGTTAAAGATAGAAACACGAATATTATCATAATAAAACTATGGAAATtcactcatttttctcatccCAGTTAGACGTCAAGAACACTTCACAGAGATCTCAAAGAATAGGTTGAGGCCAACCTCCTGGTTTTGAAGAGACTATTCATCCCGTAGAGTGGCTATTGTTACCATCTATTAGAGATTTGAATGTAACAATAGCAATCaaataatctaatatttttGCATTATGAGATGTCAAATGACATTTGTGCCACCTTTAATTTGCAGAAGGGTTGCGACCTAATTATATTAGGTGCAGTGGAAGAAAAccctaaataataaaaaaaaaaaaaaaaagagcaacgaacaaagggaaaaataaatatgggaatgacattttttctcttcttacaATAGGAACATAAACATACTTTTGATGCCTCAACAAACCGGTGGATCAACCATAGGGCCATCGAAAATATCAGTTATTATACTAATTACATTGAATTGTATGATATATGAGTTACATCTTCTGATATGAAATTGCTCAtcaaaagaaaacgaaaagTCTCTGACCTGGGATAAATATATAGGCATTTCAAAACATAGGTAAAACATGAATTGGTATTATGGAAATTGGTTGTATTGACATGTCATTAGACTTCATGAGCAACCTCTGGCAtgtattagaatattaattggCATTTCTATAGTGTTAAACACTCAGGTTTCTAGCCACAATTCAGTGGGTTTTAACAGAATGTCTTGCTggttaaaaataaaccaattagATTATTGCCCGTCCATGTTCGTGCAGTTGAGATTTGGGAAGAGTTCCTGGCTTCTGCTGCCTCTATAATTTAAACTTACAGCCCATGTATTGACAGAGACAAATAAGCACCATTACAGTTGAAGTGTTCCCTTAAAATAATGCCCTAACTTCTTTTGGTTATTAGATCCTTTGCAAAATGCTTTAGAAATATCACTGGTTAGCAAGATTTCTTATATTTGATTTTCGTTAAAAGAGTTCCATAATAGGGCCTttgattttctttaaaagagTTCCATAATAGGGTCAACCACCTTGACCAAATGCCTCTCAACATCCATACATACAACTGTGAATTCAAGTCATTTTGTTTTATACTAGTCTACTAGACCACCCTTCTTATTTCGTAGGAGGGATAATGTTTTGTAAGTTATAAGGTGTTCTTTACAGCAACTACAAGGTTGGAACCAAAAAGGGTTATAGaagatatttttccaaattagCAATTTTGAACCTTTGCAGTAATCCATATAATCAATTCTTTCCTTGAAGATGTCTGGGATTGGTTGGGACTTTGTTCCAAACACCCGGTgacaatgaaaaaataaaaaataaaattctttccTTGACCATGTCTCTTAAACTCCTGCACAgtcagaaaaaagaaagtggtTGAAAGAAATATATTACTAGATGGTTCTAGTCATCTGCTCGCATAAGATGTTAGTGGAGGATTTGGGATGCTTCAAATAATGATGTTTTGCTTTGTTCTATGGATGTTTTATGGCGATGATGGACTAAGACAGGCTGCTTCTCGTAGATTAAGTTAATGGTCCATATGTGGAGATACTTACAAATTATGCTTTTTGTTATAGGTACCAGGATGATTGGCTTAAGACGTCTGCAAGCTCCTTGCAACTTTGGGAGAAGGCTCCTCTTGAACCATACGCATTACAGAAACCTGTAAGTCCAATACCCAAACAGTTGCCACACATATTGGTGAATgcaacatttttcattttctgcatttctgtaattttcattttgagGACTTGTAtaatttgctttccttttttcaGTGATTTTGCAACTTTGTTCATTAATTGTTGCAGATTACTTACAATGTTATATGTCCAGACATTGATCCACTAACTTCTGCTGCTGCTGATTTTTTCCAGCAACTTGGAACTGGTGAGTGGGTGGTGTTTTTATGCTTCAAATTGAGATGAATCGGTTGTTACTTAGCTTGTACAGGCACAGACGTTTGAAAGTTTTACATTGTTGTTTTTACTGaaagaagtttttattttatcctaGTAGTGATGTGCCAACTTGATGTGGATTATCGGTGCTTATCTCTACTATGTGTTTTCCTGTCCCAATTCTATTGAAAACACCATTCTCCGCGATGATACATAATGAGAGTGGTTCTTAAACAGAAGGCCTTTCCTATCCACACTATCCAGAATTTGGGTTACAGTAAAATATCTAGCATTTATAGACCGAGTTACATCACTTGAAATTGAAGTTATACTGCATGTCATTCTAATGCCCCAGATGTTCGTGCTTTCTTTCATTTAGAATACTTTTATGTTTTCATCTAACCAATATCTTTTTAAGcttgttttttgttcttttaaaagaaaagaatgtaatggagtatttttttttctctttctattttgttttgttctctaCAGTCTATGAGACGTGTAAACTGGGTAGTCATTCACCACAAAGTTTGGGCAACCAAATGGAAATCGATTCAGCAAAATGGTCATCTTCTGGTTTTGTTCTACTTGATTGTCCTCAGtcaatgaagatagaaagtagtAACGCATCTCTTGTGGGCTCAATAAGcgattattttctctctctttccaatgGTTGGGACTTGACAAGCTATCTTAAGTCCCTTTCAAAGGCACTAAAAGGCTTGAAACTTGGTCCATGCTCGTCCACAAACCCAAAAGAAGGAAGCAGTGGTCCTTGTATGGTGGGTGGCAAGTACTATTTTTCATCACTTTGTAAATTGAAatgttctttcttctttttcatttttcctaacTATGGCGGCTAACTTATAGGTTCCAATGATGTAGTAGGATGCTGTCTTAAACATTTTTCTCACAATATTTGGTGGATTTTAGCCTTCATGGGAATTGCGCTATGGCATTTTACTAGGCCTTCAATGTACTCTGATAACAATTATATGTGGGGAAGAACATTTTTgctaaaatttttcattttttttaattgattttccATGACCCAGAGCATGTTCATGTTCTTTAATTGCTGTAATACATCGAGCCTTAAAGCTGAAGTTCCATTATCTGAGCTGATGGAAGTTGTTCAACTCATATTTAATGATCTTGTGTTTGACTAGTTCTTATTTATTGATTTAGTATCATGGCTttgcttttcaaaaaaatttacttataaaaagaaatattagtaTCATAGCTTTGCTTTTCTGAAAGAAGGATCACATTGTTGGTATTTTCTGTTGTCAACAAATGATCTTGTATGCATTTTAGGCTCTCTCATGGAAGTGATTTATACTCTTAGATCAATAGAAGCAAAATGCATTTTCTTAGAATTGGTCAAATTGGTTCTGAAGTTAATTGCATGTCATAGCTCTGGAAATGATTCTGGGGTGAGGCGCTGGAAATGATAGCTCTGATTTAAAACTTCCACTAGGCAATTGATCACCgcctatatatatgttgaaatttttttgtttacattATGCATGCTGCTCAGGACTAGTTTATCTTGGCTAAACAGATATGAATTTCCCTGTGCTTTCTATCCAGGTAATATATGTGGTGTGCCCCTTCCCTGAGCCTACTGCAGTTCTACAAACTGTTGTTGAGTCTTCTGTTGCTGTTGGATCAGTCATTCTCCAGTCAGATAGGGAGAGAAGATCTATATTGCACAGTCAGGTTGGGAAGGCTTTAAGCTGCTCAGCAGCAGTGGATGAAGCAACCATATCAAACATTTTAGTACTTTCAGGGTTTAGTATTCCTAAATTGGTACTGCAGATTGTGACAGTTGATGCCATTTTTAGAGTTACAAGTCCATCACTGAATGAGCTTGTCATTCTTAAGGAGACTGCCTTCACTGTTTATAACAAGGCTCGTCGAATTTCTCGAGGATCCTCTAATGACATGGTCCAGTCATCATCAATATCTAGCAGATCTCCCTCGGTCCTGACACAAATGTCTTCTCCTATGTCAGGGATGTGGAAGGACTGTGTGGGTCCCCGAATTACTGGGCATTCCCTTCCCAGAGAGGGTGAAATCGATGCTAGCCTGAGGAATAATTCTTGGGATAATTCTTGGCAGACTAGGACTGGAGGTTTAAGTTGTGATCCAATTAGAACAGGGGATTATACAGTTCAAGATGAAATTCGTTACATGTTTGAACCTCTTTTTATTCTTGCAGAACCTGGTTCCGTAGAGAATGGAGTTTCACCAGTGTTTTCTGGTAATATAGTGTCAGAATCTACAAAGACATTGTCTGATGATAGTAGTGGAGGATTTATGCAGGGTGCAGGCTCAGCAGGAAGTGCAGACGCTGGATCATGCTCTCATCTTGATGGATCTGAAACTGATGGCTTTGGATCTAGCCATCAAAAGACTCCTCCAAGCCTACATTGTTGTTATGGGTGGACAGAGGATTGGCGTTGGCTTGTAAGCATCTGGACAGATTCAAGGGGAGAATTGCTCGACAGCCATGTATTCCCCTTTGGTGGAATCAGCAGTAGGCAGGACACGAAGGGTCTGCAATGTCTTTTTGTTCAAGTTCTGCAGCAGGGCTGTCAGATACTTCAGGCATGCTCTTCTCCTGATATCGGTGTTGCCAAACCTAGAGATTTTGTGATTGCGCGCATTGGGAGCTTCTTTGAACTTGAATACCTAGGTATATGAGTTTCTTCCACGATGTTATGTTTCTAGTCTTTTAGGTCTAGTGTTGTGAAATTACTACCATTTGCATTGTTGATGATTTGTTCCATTTTATCTGCTGTGTAGCTGAATAGTAAGTAGTAGCTGGCTTACAGCTATGCACTGTTGACCAGATCAACAATGTTGCAGCTTTTAATTGCTAAAATAATGAAATCCTCTCCCTCTGAACTCTTCTCACTGGCATGTAGTCTGGTGGGAAAAGATAAGTTTGCTTATTTTGGGATCTAGTTGACAATTTTACCATGAGAAGAACCGACATAGCATGtagcaatttttattttatatcctcTTCATACTTTGATTGTTGATTTTACGAATTTCTAATTAAATCTATTTGGTTCATATGTGGAAAGCATTTTCAGCTGGGTTGTAAAttgtagtttatatatttatttctgatttttgaaatgaagtttttttgtGCATTTGGATTATAAACAGAGTGGCAGAAAGCCATCAATTCAGTTGGAGGCTCTGAGGTAAAAAAATGGCCCTTGCAACTTCGACGATCTATGCGCGATGGAATTCCTGCGAGCAGTAATAGTACATCCTTACAGCAACAGGAGATGAGCTTGATTCAAGAGAGAACCCTACCTACCTCACCTAGTCCTTTGTATAACCCTCATGCTAAAGCAACTGGCTTTATAAAAGGTGGTTTAGGACAACCTGCTGCAAGGAAGCAGCTTATGGGTGGGCAGACACTAGTTGACAACTCAAGGGGCTTGCTTCAGTGGGTGCAGAGCATCAGTTTTGTTGCAATTTCAGTTGACCATTCTTTACATCTAGTTTTTCAAGCAGATTCACCATCTCCTGGTAGACTGTCATACTCtcctttatttctatttctgcTTCCCTTAAATGTGTTCATCCATCAATAAAGCAAGGTAATATGCATCATTCATGTGGGCCACTGAAAGCTTAGAACTTGGGCATGTGCATGACAATTTCCTCAAACTTAGAGCTTGGGCATGTGCATGACAATTTCCGTTTTGCCATTTCTCTGCATAGTGACGGATTGCATATATACATGAGCCATGTATGGAAAATGCATTGATTGTGGAAATATATGTTtagattttctcttttctttttcttccttttctttcccgGTTTTTGGGGGGCGGTctttgtaaaagttgttttggcttttatgttttttcaaattacaaaagtCAATGCAAATGATTtgattaaaagtatttttgagagatttttttttttgtgtaaaaaatgtgTGGAATGAAGgtcagatttaaaaaaatatatatttttgagaaatttctCATTGCCAAACAAGGCCTGAAGTTGGCGTTTCATAAAATCTCaagttttcaagaaaatcttacATCTAAGCAAGATCTCAGTTGCTTGTATTTGAAAGTATGGAACCTGTCTATGTTGATACACCTCCAATAGATGTTCTGAATTCCTATGTTCTTATGTGTATCTTGTGCTTAGATTTTTAGGGACGTAAGAAATATTGTTAGTGCAATAAAAGCCTCtgctttcaaaatattttcagaaaataatagaaaatgtaGAAATGGAAAAACCCAAAAGCATTGTCACCTTCTGCCCAAAGAGggaagtaattaatttagtgtcctgtgtacttggattgCAACATTTATGCTACTACTTATCAAGAGGATTCAGCTCTATAAGAGGTGATCAGTGGTATCTTCACCCCCCTTCTTTGGTGTCTGGGAGTATTATGGTACTATCGTTAACCACAGTGCAATGTATCTATGGGCTTGCCCTCCGTATTGGAAATTATAAACAATTGTGGGTATAAATATGTGATGGCTCGTACACATAAATTGTTAGGTACTCTGGCCACTATTATTAAATAGTTTGCACAGCATGATTTGCAATTGACTgctgtatatataatttttagattgtGGTATTGACAGTAAACATTGTGCAGGAGGGGCTCAAGGGGGCAGTGGTATGGGACCATCTGGCTATCTTGAAGGGTTCACCCCAGTAAAGTCTCTTGGTTCTACGTCTGCTTCCTACGTTTTGATCCCATCACCTAGCATGCACTTTCTCCCTGCAACACCTCTTCAGCTCCCAATGTGCCTCACTGCAGAATCACCACCCCTGGCTCATCTCCTCCATAGCAAGGGCTCTGCAATTCCTCTTTCCACTGGTTTTGTAGTTTCAAAAGCCATACCTTCCATGAGGAAAGACTATAGAAGCAACTTGAAAGAAGAATGGCCTTCGGTTCTTTGTATAAATCTTATTGATTATTATGGAGGCACTAGCATTATCCAAGACAAAAGTGTTCGAGGTATTAATAAACAGGGAGGTAGAAGTTTAAGCTCTGAAGCTAAAGATTTCGAAATTGAGACCCATTTAGTTCTTGAGTCTGTTGCAGCAGAGCTTCATGCACTATCATGGATGACTGTTAGTCCAGCATACTTAGAGCGACGGACTGCATTGCCTTTCCACTGCGACATGGTTTTAAGACTGAGAAGGCTACTTCATTTTGCCGataaagagctctctcggcagCCAGGGAAATTGCATGTGTAGGAGGACATTGACACAATAGGAAATGAGTCGGGACGGTGGAGTTCTTATGGAACGATGAGCGATGAATAGGCTGTGCTATAGTGCATCTGGTTGTACAATAATCAATGTAGTATGTTATCTGTATATGTGATTCTGATCCATTGATCCATCCGCAGTTTTGAATTTCCAAGAAAGTAATTGAACAGTCTGGGTAGAAATAGTGAAgctatttgtaaaaaaaaaaaaaaggaaatacttAGGAGTAACGGATGTAGCTTTGCTTGCAGATTTGTAGGATGTATATGAACGTTGTAGACAGCagacattttttttcctgttaacGTGATCGGTCGGTCAGTACATTTCAATTTGTAGTAATATTTTAATcggaaaagttaaaaatattcaataaccCTATTTACCCCACCCTGACCGACCCCCCTTCCAACAATAAATTGTGTATCAAGGTAGTTGAACAGCTATCGGTTCATCCTAGCTATTGGTTCtgctttctctttttcttccctaCATCACATGCTTAGTACAACATGTAATGCATTCCTTAAGCAGGAGGAGAAAATTGCGTCACCATCCAAATGGTGTATATATTCAGCGTTCGTTCCTTTCTTGAGAGCGAGCAATGGAATTGAGGTGGGactggctggctggctggctggctaCCTCTCTGGTCAGAACAGGCATGAGTTCCAAAACATCTCAGGTCagtctttttttccttttaaaagttcaatctcataaaaataaaaccttcTTGATGCAACTCCTGGTGGTGAAAGTGACTTGAATTATTTTGTCATCAACTCTTATTTTGTCATCAACTCTGTACTTATTTATTTCCCAAGTAAGTACAAAAACCAACGAGAATGTAGGTTTTGGTCAGTTGGTCCGTCCCGTCCCGTCCAACCTACATTATAGGAGGGATTGTAAAAACTAATCGAAG contains:
- the LOC109003491 gene encoding mediator of RNA polymerase II transcription subunit 13 isoform X1, whose protein sequence is MWTNVFKLGGLHQISWFQFLPHEADLSCLPDKSVKVEQKDTAMLSVLSSHLQLQKEGFLSTWTNSFVGPWDPSQGLHNPDEKIKLWLFLPGRHSSVVDTAQSAVSRLRVIASGIWLAPGDSEEVASALSQALRNCIERTLAGLSYVRFGDVFSKYCPSQSEEMFRRGQPTVEFVFAATEEAVFVHAIISAKHTRTLSGGDIEGALQRSSNNSGYRLPVIVSPHGIRGRLTGCCPGDLVKQVYLCSGKFKTPNGFIGLPYHVSQDAGCQMRGQSCYVEVTLGCPKSVSDNPLQSNSDAMRNFPTNNVPESADVGRGDKKGSPDQLPVHEKTFIYPAEAVLVPVLHTSFARSSLKRFWLQNWIGPSLPGSCFFMHCGSNMDFVEGSWTEINGIHAKHGYNSSSNSNSSSISTISSSSSDSDHKMTTGASELEGDADSLTCRQSGLSSNHQLENGPILGSKRPRTGMTDSFGQVGTETNALVQEAYKSDFISMEVDNSAITGVASEQIGSDWDWDDDDRGMVMDIQALLSEFGDFGDFFENDGLPFGEPPGTAESQALMFSAPDCGDVGPSPVGMMDVSDQVLLPVGFQSFESFDPPPPLAQEEYLSKSQEVTNNSLSSGLVNHTPASSTGEFDHIIKAEALLTFAPEYGAVETPTSEFSSSIFRSPYFPKSRREESSNSSSNNYIYGATPPSSPCFDGSDEKTSLPINSKPLSGRNDVNAVVHSKKYYTHVERGKERHDKRFLAGNNSVAMSEGVAPTPFSSLNSTNAVKSSLRKVSEGTLELAPFLQSTRTVFATEVECLMFQASMCRIRHTLLSSSTSMPINLSRLTGSNVFNQLPGDQSTLTDNTSSKYEVKKKETIPIRIAGDTDGILDGHLNAPVGVWRSVGVPKVPKLSNSPSMEISPSLPHNSFNEEAILSFGQMQPLQELLDGMALLVQQATSSVDLTLDGDCGDGAYGWLALQEQWKRGFSCGPFMMHAGCGGTLASCHALDIAGVELVDPLSADVHASSVINLLQSDIKTALKSAFSILDGPLSVNDWCKGRNPSVDAGSTGDGFSAESSISECRDSSSTVGEPMSPSQSSAGGSSSLKVSSETDRAKVDETCQRRSNQEICASESEQQQSTRLRPTLLVLPLPAILVGYQDDWLKTSASSLQLWEKAPLEPYALQKPITYNVICPDIDPLTSAAADFFQQLGTVYETCKLGSHSPQSLGNQMEIDSAKWSSSGFVLLDCPQSMKIESSNASLVGSISDYFLSLSNGWDLTSYLKSLSKALKGLKLGPCSSTNPKEGSSGPCMVIYVVCPFPEPTAVLQTVVESSVAVGSVILQSDRERRSILHSQVGKALSCSAAVDEATISNILVLSGFSIPKLVLQIVTVDAIFRVTSPSLNELVILKETAFTVYNKARRISRGSSNDMVQSSSISSRSPSVLTQMSSPMSGMWKDCVGPRITGHSLPREGEIDASLRNNSWDNSWQTRTGGLSCDPIRTGDYTVQDEIRYMFEPLFILAEPGSVENGVSPVFSGNIVSESTKTLSDDSSGGFMQGAGSAGSADAGSCSHLDGSETDGFGSSHQKTPPSLHCCYGWTEDWRWLVSIWTDSRGELLDSHVFPFGGISSRQDTKGLQCLFVQVLQQGCQILQACSSPDIGVAKPRDFVIARIGSFFELEYLEWQKAINSVGGSEVKKWPLQLRRSMRDGIPASSNSTSLQQQEMSLIQERTLPTSPSPLYNPHAKATGFIKGGLGQPAARKQLMGGQTLVDNSRGLLQWVQSISFVAISVDHSLHLVFQADSPSPGGAQGGSGMGPSGYLEGFTPVKSLGSTSASYVLIPSPSMHFLPATPLQLPMCLTAESPPLAHLLHSKGSAIPLSTGFVVSKAIPSMRKDYRSNLKEEWPSVLCINLIDYYGGTSIIQDKSVRGINKQGGRSLSSEAKDFEIETHLVLESVAAELHALSWMTVSPAYLERRTALPFHCDMVLRLRRLLHFADKELSRQPGKLHV